A single genomic interval of Ruminococcus sp. NK3A76 harbors:
- a CDS encoding type II restriction endonuclease, with amino-acid sequence MKRNFNEWLGKFRDSIANYEYYIDFAKVHRNVDSIKVELNILNALVGSKDIENEFMQIVSKYPETLKCIPLLLAVRANEIYAIDGDGEFSYNFKKMNYSPEQYTVFMRKTGLFDLMEKHIIHSLVDYATGVETGLDSNGRKNRGGHLMEDLVESFIKKAGYIKGQNYFKEMYIHEITEKWGIDLSAISNQGKAEKRFDFVIKTENMIYGIETNFYASGGSKLNETARSYKQIAQEVDTIDGFTFVWFTDGKGWQSARRNLEETFDVLDTMYSISDMENGIIYNFL; translated from the coding sequence ATGAAACGAAACTTTAACGAATGGCTCGGAAAATTCCGGGATAGTATAGCAAACTATGAATACTATATTGACTTTGCAAAGGTACATAGGAACGTTGACAGCATAAAGGTTGAGCTTAATATTCTGAATGCCTTAGTCGGCTCAAAGGATATTGAAAACGAGTTTATGCAAATAGTAAGCAAGTATCCCGAAACGCTGAAATGTATTCCTTTGCTGCTTGCTGTCAGGGCGAATGAAATATATGCAATAGACGGTGACGGGGAGTTTTCTTATAACTTCAAGAAGATGAACTACTCTCCCGAGCAGTACACTGTATTCATGCGTAAGACAGGCTTGTTTGATCTTATGGAAAAGCATATCATCCACAGTCTGGTCGATTATGCAACAGGTGTTGAAACAGGTCTTGATTCCAACGGAAGAAAAAATCGTGGCGGGCATCTCATGGAAGACCTTGTTGAGAGCTTTATCAAAAAAGCGGGATATATCAAGGGTCAGAATTATTTCAAGGAAATGTACATACACGAAATAACCGAGAAATGGGGCATCGACCTTTCTGCTATATCCAATCAGGGCAAGGCGGAAAAGCGTTTTGACTTCGTTATAAAGACCGAGAATATGATTTATGGTATTGAAACCAACTTTTATGCAAGTGGTGGGTCAAAGCTGAATGAAACCGCAAGAAGCTATAAGCAGATAGCACAGGAAGTTGATACCATAGACGGATTTACTTTCGTGTGGTTCACCGATGGCAAGGGGTGGCAGAGTGCAAGACGTAACCTTGAGGAAACGTTTGATGTGCTGGATACAATGTATTCTATATCGGATATGGAGAATGGGATTATTTATAATTTTTTATAA
- a CDS encoding DNA adenine methylase encodes MYTTVKPFIKWAGGKSQLLEEIRKKYPAKIERYCEPFVGGGAVLLDVLANFQPKEVLINDINPELTNTYIQIRDNAESVIATLSEMQGDFWDMNDEKRKEYFYSQRERFNELIKQSASTEEKAALFIFINKTCFNGLYRVNGKGLYNVPIGSYKKPPICDAENIRTISELLKRVDVHCGDYSECESFITDNAFVYIDPPYRPLNATSSFTSYAKTEFGDEQQIQLGHFIEKISEKGAKVVASNSDPHNADENDNFFDDIYKMFFIDRVAATRMINSKSNGRGTVSELLICNY; translated from the coding sequence ATGTACACAACTGTAAAACCTTTTATAAAGTGGGCAGGCGGCAAAAGCCAGCTTCTTGAAGAAATAAGAAAGAAATACCCTGCCAAGATCGAACGTTACTGTGAACCGTTTGTCGGCGGCGGAGCAGTGCTTCTTGACGTGCTTGCAAATTTTCAGCCGAAGGAAGTGCTGATAAACGACATCAATCCCGAACTGACAAATACCTATATTCAGATAAGAGATAATGCTGAAAGTGTTATTGCTACGCTCTCAGAGATGCAGGGCGATTTTTGGGATATGAATGATGAAAAGCGTAAAGAATACTTTTATTCTCAGCGAGAGCGCTTTAATGAACTTATAAAGCAAAGTGCATCGACTGAAGAAAAAGCTGCTTTATTTATTTTCATTAACAAGACTTGCTTTAACGGACTTTATAGAGTCAATGGCAAAGGGCTGTACAACGTTCCTATTGGTTCATATAAGAAACCACCTATTTGCGATGCTGAAAATATTCGCACAATAAGTGAACTTCTAAAAAGAGTAGACGTTCACTGCGGCGATTATAGTGAATGCGAATCATTTATTACTGATAATGCTTTTGTCTACATAGATCCGCCATACCGCCCATTGAATGCAACTTCGTCTTTTACCTCTTACGCCAAAACAGAGTTCGGCGATGAACAGCAGATACAGCTTGGACATTTCATTGAAAAGATTTCTGAAAAGGGTGCTAAGGTTGTAGCGAGTAATTCTGATCCGCATAATGCAGATGAAAATGATAATTTCTTTGATGATATTTACAAGATGTTTTTCATTGACAGAGTTGCCGCTACAAGAATGATAAACAGCAAATCAAATGGTCGAGGAACAGTCAGTGAACTGTTGATATGCAATTATTGA
- a CDS encoding YfjI family protein, producing MNNETQWATPTPLRPDGTNLLPFPVNALPPIIGDMADAIATTTSTDVAMAGISILSAVSYCFSGVYRMSAKRDHTEPLVLYSLTVAEPSFKKSPVISLVKRPYATFAHDWNESNKQDIFKSQAERKLLQSKLEALEKKKDVTAEEIAKLQTELSNIPPSNFRRIAVDDVTPESLVNLLEENGTLLMISDEAGMLGNFSGRYSNNVPNIDLLLKCWNGETFISDRATRSSIVLKKPYMSICLACQPYVFDSMINNTAFRGSGLIARFLYCFPKSNIGTRKYDTQAVSEAVTVNYKNLVYKLLQDKFTFHSDMEKYLHFDSKAYSEFVDYYNNYIEPQLVTDMAFCKDWGGKYHGLILRLCGIIHCIKCALNGCDPVEVRVNLDTFCNAIEIGEYFREQAIYAYSLGDTDFATVKAERVLAKIRSKHIQQIRQNDLYKLCRCTLFKNAADFAETVEMLEEYNYIVRTTSKGTNNKTMIDVIVNPNIYR from the coding sequence TTGAACAATGAAACACAGTGGGCAACACCCACACCCTTACGTCCCGACGGAACAAACCTCCTGCCGTTCCCTGTGAACGCTTTGCCACCTATTATTGGTGACATGGCTGACGCAATTGCGACAACCACCTCAACGGACGTTGCAATGGCAGGGATTTCAATACTCTCGGCGGTGAGCTACTGCTTTTCGGGAGTTTACAGAATGTCCGCTAAGCGTGACCACACCGAACCGCTTGTGCTTTACTCTCTCACCGTGGCAGAACCCAGTTTCAAGAAATCGCCTGTTATTTCTTTGGTGAAGCGTCCTTACGCCACATTCGCCCATGACTGGAACGAGAGCAACAAGCAGGACATTTTCAAGTCGCAGGCTGAACGCAAGCTGTTGCAGAGCAAGCTGGAAGCCCTTGAAAAGAAGAAAGACGTTACCGCAGAGGAGATAGCAAAGCTGCAAACAGAGCTGAGCAACATTCCGCCCAGCAACTTCCGTAGGATAGCCGTGGACGATGTTACCCCCGAATCCCTTGTGAACCTGCTTGAAGAAAATGGCACTCTGCTGATGATCTCCGATGAAGCCGGAATGCTCGGCAATTTCAGCGGACGCTATTCCAACAATGTCCCCAACATTGACCTGCTGTTGAAGTGCTGGAACGGTGAAACGTTCATCAGCGACCGAGCAACAAGGTCGAGTATCGTGCTGAAAAAGCCCTATATGAGCATCTGCCTTGCCTGCCAGCCCTATGTTTTTGACAGCATGATAAACAACACGGCGTTCCGTGGAAGCGGTCTTATCGCACGTTTTCTCTACTGCTTCCCGAAAAGCAATATCGGCACACGCAAGTATGACACGCAGGCTGTCTCCGAAGCGGTGACTGTGAACTACAAAAATTTGGTCTACAAGCTGTTGCAGGACAAGTTCACTTTTCACAGCGATATGGAGAAATATCTCCATTTTGACAGCAAGGCTTACAGCGAGTTCGTTGACTACTACAACAACTACATAGAGCCTCAGCTTGTCACGGACATGGCGTTTTGCAAGGATTGGGGCGGCAAGTATCACGGACTTATCCTGCGTTTGTGCGGTATAATTCACTGCATCAAGTGTGCGCTGAATGGCTGTGATCCTGTTGAAGTTCGTGTCAATCTGGACACCTTTTGCAACGCCATTGAGATAGGCGAGTATTTCCGTGAACAGGCGATATACGCATACAGTTTGGGCGACACTGATTTCGCAACCGTCAAAGCCGAGAGGGTACTTGCCAAGATACGTTCAAAGCATATTCAGCAGATAAGGCAGAATGACCTTTACAAGCTGTGCAGATGTACACTTTTCAAGAATGCCGCCGACTTCGCTGAAACTGTGGAGATGTTGGAGGAATACAACTATATCGTCCGCACCACGAGCAAGGGAACGAACAACAAAACAATGATTGACGTGATCGTCAACCCGAACATTTACAGATGA
- a CDS encoding helix-turn-helix domain-containing protein: protein MTTTEKKAIVDNILELLIQLTEDGENSAPQTTKAPTTDKVEMLTIKESAALISGLSEHTVRQLVKQGKVKSVRTGEGRNGKILVNKADLIAYFNGKGV from the coding sequence ATGACTACAACAGAAAAGAAAGCTATCGTAGACAACATTCTGGAGCTGCTTATTCAGCTCACCGAGGACGGAGAGAACTCCGCTCCGCAGACCACCAAAGCACCGACCACCGACAAGGTCGAGATGCTGACTATCAAGGAGAGTGCCGCCCTCATCAGCGGACTTTCCGAACACACCGTCCGCCAGCTTGTGAAGCAGGGCAAGGTGAAGTCTGTTCGTACCGGCGAGGGCAGGAATGGAAAAATCCTTGTGAACAAGGCTGACCTGATCGCCTATTTCAACGGGAAGGGGGTGTGA
- a CDS encoding plasmid recombination protein, with product MKKLYHELFDEALEEFNAKQTRRDRKIANYQEHIRHSRQEKEFYEVLFQVGNRDDTGVDSEMCKEAAAVLEEYARSFEERNPNLKLFNAVIHMDESTPHLHLDFVPVTDEKRKNGLRVRNSLTGALRQQGCESKGIGRTITIDWLEQEKAHIGQLMLERGIEWVKLEEAKEGLPLKEFKLKKRQEELDAADKLIDMKLSELSAVEDKVRSAESTLAVTKKDISESEEKLSSVTAETEKADAKLSQKIEQVNKALTYLPDMEKNFDDEHEYLVAVSELDKLLKSGMSILRNKDSILSWIDTLKSLTKTAMEKQRKADRTIFSLHKRGDEFIAERDEARAELNAVRKENSGLSSELKTVKSENRRYSEVYSMLERIAPDILGQAKTLVQEEKEQRQREQAQQLEYRSTKKKKSWGLE from the coding sequence TTGAAAAAATTATACCATGAACTTTTCGATGAAGCGCTTGAAGAATTCAACGCAAAACAGACAAGGCGTGACAGGAAGATTGCAAACTATCAGGAACATATCCGTCACAGCCGACAGGAGAAAGAATTCTATGAAGTTCTGTTCCAGGTCGGCAACCGTGATGATACGGGTGTGGACTCCGAAATGTGCAAGGAAGCGGCGGCTGTTCTGGAAGAATATGCCCGTTCATTTGAGGAGAGAAATCCCAATTTGAAGCTGTTCAATGCCGTGATACACATGGACGAAAGCACGCCCCACCTGCACCTTGACTTTGTGCCTGTGACCGATGAGAAAAGAAAGAACGGTCTGCGTGTCCGCAACTCGCTGACGGGTGCTTTACGTCAGCAGGGCTGCGAGAGCAAGGGCATCGGCAGGACGATCACGATAGACTGGCTCGAACAAGAGAAGGCTCACATCGGTCAGCTGATGCTGGAACGTGGCATCGAATGGGTGAAGCTGGAAGAAGCGAAAGAGGGTCTGCCGCTGAAAGAATTCAAGCTGAAAAAACGTCAGGAGGAACTTGACGCTGCCGACAAGCTGATAGATATGAAGCTGTCTGAACTGAGTGCTGTGGAGGACAAAGTGCGGTCGGCTGAAAGCACGCTTGCAGTCACAAAGAAAGATATTTCCGAAAGCGAGGAAAAGCTTTCCTCGGTGACAGCAGAAACCGAAAAGGCAGATGCCAAGCTGTCACAAAAGATCGAGCAGGTCAACAAGGCATTGACCTATCTTCCCGATATGGAGAAAAACTTTGATGATGAACACGAATATCTTGTAGCCGTTTCGGAACTCGACAAACTGCTGAAAAGCGGTATGTCAATACTCAGGAACAAGGATTCTATCCTCAGTTGGATAGATACTTTGAAGAGCCTCACGAAAACGGCTATGGAGAAGCAGCGCAAAGCAGACCGCACCATTTTCAGCCTGCACAAGCGTGGTGATGAGTTTATCGCCGAGCGAGATGAAGCCCGAGCGGAACTGAATGCTGTCAGAAAAGAAAATTCGGGGCTTTCTTCCGAGCTGAAAACGGTCAAGTCCGAAAACAGGAGATACAGCGAGGTGTATTCAATGCTTGAAAGGATAGCACCCGATATTCTCGGACAGGCGAAAACGTTGGTGCAGGAAGAAAAAGAACAGCGTCAGCGAGAGCAGGCACAACAGTTAGAATACCGGTCCACTAAAAAGAAAAAATCGTGGGGACTGGAATAA
- a CDS encoding site-specific integrase — translation MATIQKRGDSYSIRVSCGYDSKGKQVIQSMTWKPEPKMTAKQIEKELNRQAVMFEEACNKGYQSKAIKFEVFAEQWFEEYARPNLRNTTYERMLQLRKRVYAAIGHLRMDKITPRQIQAFVNSLSKDGANERTGKPLAPKTIRHNLSFVSDVFAYAVKMGVVSDNPCAKVTLPKNEQTEKKIYTPEQVQRFLSLLNDEPLKYRTFFNLMIYSGFRRGEMLGLEWKDVDFENNIISVRRTSNYTAKKGVYTDTTKTRKSQRTLKFPQEIMDMLKEYKAEQDEQALKCGDKWVETDRLYVKWNGEPMQNGTPYFWLGEFCEKHDLPFYGLHSFRHLFASLLVNQGVDIVTVSGALGHSTVSTTSNIYCHMLEESRAKVSDAVSSALDFSGKKKEPKGA, via the coding sequence ATGGCAACTATACAGAAACGTGGCGACAGCTACTCTATCAGGGTGAGCTGTGGCTACGACAGCAAAGGCAAGCAGGTGATCCAGTCCATGACTTGGAAGCCTGAGCCGAAAATGACAGCAAAGCAGATCGAGAAAGAGCTGAACCGTCAGGCGGTCATGTTTGAGGAAGCCTGCAACAAGGGCTATCAGAGCAAGGCTATCAAGTTTGAGGTTTTCGCAGAACAGTGGTTTGAAGAATACGCACGTCCGAACCTCAGAAATACCACATATGAACGAATGCTCCAACTCCGCAAGAGAGTGTATGCCGCTATCGGTCATCTCCGAATGGACAAGATCACTCCGAGACAAATTCAGGCTTTCGTGAACTCGCTTTCAAAGGACGGTGCAAACGAGCGCACAGGCAAGCCACTCGCCCCTAAGACGATAAGGCATAACCTTAGCTTCGTGTCCGATGTGTTCGCCTACGCCGTGAAAATGGGCGTGGTCAGCGACAATCCCTGCGCAAAGGTCACGCTGCCGAAGAACGAGCAGACTGAAAAGAAAATCTATACTCCCGAACAGGTACAGAGATTTCTTTCTCTGCTGAACGATGAACCCTTGAAGTACCGCACTTTCTTCAACCTGATGATCTACAGCGGTTTCCGCCGTGGCGAGATGCTGGGACTTGAATGGAAAGATGTGGATTTTGAGAACAACATCATCAGTGTCCGCCGTACAAGCAACTATACGGCAAAGAAAGGCGTTTACACCGACACCACCAAAACACGCAAGTCCCAGAGAACGCTGAAATTTCCGCAGGAGATCATGGATATGCTCAAAGAGTATAAGGCGGAACAGGACGAGCAGGCGCTCAAATGCGGTGACAAGTGGGTGGAGACAGACCGTCTGTATGTCAAGTGGAATGGTGAACCTATGCAGAACGGCACTCCTTACTTCTGGCTCGGTGAGTTTTGTGAGAAGCACGACCTTCCGTTCTACGGCTTGCACAGCTTCCGACACTTGTTCGCATCGCTTCTTGTCAATCAGGGAGTGGACATCGTGACCGTTTCGGGAGCGTTAGGGCACTCGACAGTTTCTACAACAAGTAATATCTACTGTCATATGTTGGAAGAATCCAGAGCGAAAGTCTCCGATGCCGTCAGTTCGGCACTCGATTTCTCAGGCAAGAAAAAAGAGCCGAAGGGTGCTTGA
- a CDS encoding flavin reductase, producing the protein MADNPIYKLTYGLFVVTANLNGKDNGCITNTVGQVTSEPNRVSLTVNKANLTHDMIAQTGKFTASIISQEADFELFKHFGFQSGREVDKFISFPDVKRAENGTLAVTQGTNAFISAQVCQSIDLGTHTMFIADVGETAMLSAARSADYAYYLENIKPKPKPIAVTDEGLTVWRCIICGYEYVGEELPEDFVCPLCKHPASDFEKVVYEPGAVPAGIAGDGSIIWRCTICGYEYVGDELPENFICPICGVDYQNFEKKKR; encoded by the coding sequence ATGGCAGATAACCCTATCTATAAGCTCACCTACGGACTTTTCGTGGTGACGGCGAACTTAAACGGTAAGGATAACGGCTGTATCACAAATACAGTCGGGCAGGTGACGAGTGAGCCTAACCGTGTAAGCCTGACCGTCAATAAGGCAAACCTTACCCACGATATGATAGCTCAGACGGGTAAGTTCACAGCATCTATCATAAGCCAGGAGGCTGACTTTGAGCTGTTCAAGCACTTTGGCTTCCAGTCGGGCAGGGAGGTCGATAAGTTTATAAGCTTCCCCGATGTCAAGCGTGCTGAAAACGGCACCCTCGCTGTAACTCAGGGCACTAATGCTTTTATCAGCGCTCAGGTCTGCCAGTCGATAGACCTCGGCACGCATACAATGTTTATCGCAGATGTCGGTGAAACGGCTATGCTCTCGGCGGCACGCTCGGCTGACTATGCTTATTACCTTGAGAATATCAAGCCAAAGCCCAAGCCGATAGCCGTGACAGATGAGGGTCTGACAGTGTGGCGCTGTATCATCTGCGGCTATGAGTATGTGGGTGAGGAGCTGCCTGAGGACTTTGTGTGTCCGCTCTGTAAGCACCCGGCTTCCGATTTTGAGAAGGTAGTCTATGAGCCCGGCGCTGTTCCGGCAGGCATAGCAGGCGACGGCAGTATCATCTGGCGCTGCACTATCTGCGGCTATGAGTATGTCGGCGACGAGCTGCCTGAAAACTTTATCTGCCCGATATGCGGTGTGGACTATCAGAACTTCGAGAAGAAGAAAAGGTAG
- the cysK gene encoding cysteine synthase A gives MICNNILEALGHTPIIRLGRMNEPGSAQILVKFEGLNVGGSVKTRTAYNMIKAAEKQGLINKDTVIVEPTSGNQGIGLALVGAVRGYKTVIIMPDSVSEERRKLVNHYGAEVILIHDDGDIGKCIQTCLDTALEMAANDPNVYVPQQFENINNTYAHKYNTALEILEQTACRIDGFCSGIGTGGTITGIGETLRSQNPDMKIWAVEPEHAAILAGGTVGTHLQMGIGDGVIPPILNTGIYDHIHIVTDEDAINTAKRLASEEGIMCGISSGTNVAAALEMARQLGEGKTVVTILPDTAERYFSTPLFE, from the coding sequence ATGATATGCAATAATATACTCGAAGCTCTCGGGCATACGCCGATAATAAGGCTGGGCAGAATGAACGAGCCCGGCAGTGCTCAGATACTTGTCAAGTTCGAGGGGCTAAATGTCGGCGGCTCGGTCAAGACAAGAACTGCCTACAATATGATAAAGGCCGCCGAAAAGCAGGGGCTTATTAATAAAGACACTGTGATAGTCGAGCCGACAAGCGGCAACCAGGGCATAGGCCTTGCTCTTGTCGGTGCGGTGAGGGGCTATAAGACTGTCATAATCATGCCCGACTCGGTCAGCGAGGAGAGGCGAAAGCTCGTAAACCACTACGGCGCAGAGGTCATTCTTATCCACGATGACGGCGATATCGGCAAGTGCATTCAGACCTGCCTTGATACGGCGCTTGAAATGGCCGCCAATGACCCGAACGTCTATGTGCCGCAGCAGTTTGAAAACATCAACAACACCTACGCTCATAAGTATAACACCGCCCTTGAGATACTTGAACAGACAGCCTGCCGGATAGACGGCTTCTGCTCGGGCATAGGCACAGGCGGAACTATCACGGGCATAGGGGAGACACTAAGGTCTCAGAATCCAGATATGAAGATATGGGCAGTCGAGCCGGAGCACGCAGCTATTCTTGCAGGCGGCACGGTCGGTACGCACCTGCAAATGGGCATAGGCGACGGCGTGATACCCCCGATACTCAACACCGGGATATATGACCATATACACATAGTCACCGACGAGGACGCAATAAACACAGCCAAGCGCCTTGCATCTGAGGAGGGCATCATGTGCGGCATATCGAGCGGCACAAACGTTGCAGCCGCCCTTGAAATGGCAAGACAGCTCGGTGAGGGCAAGACGGTCGTGACTATTCTTCCCGACACCGCCGAGAGATATTTCTCAACACCGCTTTTTGAATAA
- a CDS encoding CotH kinase family protein, translating to MKKRLIPLLAAAAMLAGCAGSDTSSSQSLTDSSVAESSKADSSKADSSSAENVRSSDLALGDVMPVLAIETEKQGSDALDFATKPVARHVAENIAGWTPGYQIPDEPYYEQCSITVTGTDGTKSLDSVGAQVKVRGNWTTTYDKKPLRIKFDEKQSLLGLNGGNEFKNWVLLAEYKDGSMLRNKAAFDISNDILGRDGLYASDSQLVEVTINGEYFGVYLLCEYSQVNQNRIDITKPDEGYEGTDIGYFLEFDGYYSNEDKLHGFKVGYNGDAKLTPYDGEGGGRQQSPLSGGRNSVGITIKSDIYSQAQHDFIAGFVDNVYNIMYHAAYDNKAYVFDDDFSKIHETSSLTPQQAVEKVVDVDSLADMYIISELTCDADLYWSSFFMYADFGEGGSNKLIFANPWDFDSALGNKERCEDGTGYYAANTLYDVNNSYTTINPWLAVLMYQDWYTDIIKTKWKAAYDSGIFDKTVKMITDSADSLAPAFERNYDKWDNIRRNQAANELSRSAAACKTQAECAEYLAEWLKKRVEFMNGCWN from the coding sequence ATGAAAAAACGACTTATCCCTCTGCTTGCTGCGGCGGCTATGCTTGCCGGCTGTGCAGGCAGCGATACATCGTCATCTCAGTCGCTGACCGACAGCTCCGTTGCTGAAAGCAGCAAGGCAGACAGCAGCAAGGCAGACAGCAGCAGTGCAGAAAATGTTAGATCATCAGACCTTGCACTTGGCGACGTGATGCCTGTGCTTGCGATAGAGACAGAAAAGCAGGGCAGCGATGCGCTCGACTTTGCAACAAAGCCTGTGGCACGCCATGTCGCAGAGAACATCGCCGGCTGGACACCCGGTTATCAGATACCTGACGAGCCCTACTACGAGCAGTGCAGCATAACCGTCACCGGCACGGACGGCACAAAGTCGCTTGACAGCGTGGGCGCACAGGTCAAGGTCAGGGGCAACTGGACTACGACCTACGACAAAAAGCCCTTGCGCATAAAGTTTGATGAAAAGCAGTCGCTCCTCGGCCTAAACGGCGGCAATGAATTCAAAAACTGGGTGCTGCTCGCAGAGTATAAGGACGGCTCGATGCTCAGGAACAAGGCGGCATTTGATATATCAAACGATATCCTCGGCAGGGACGGGCTGTATGCTTCCGATTCGCAGCTTGTCGAGGTGACTATAAACGGTGAATACTTCGGCGTGTATCTGCTGTGTGAGTATTCGCAGGTAAACCAGAACAGGATAGATATAACAAAGCCCGACGAGGGCTACGAGGGCACGGATATCGGCTATTTCCTCGAATTTGACGGCTACTACAGCAATGAGGACAAGCTGCACGGCTTCAAGGTCGGCTATAACGGCGATGCAAAGCTCACCCCATACGACGGTGAGGGCGGCGGCAGGCAGCAGTCGCCTCTTAGCGGCGGCCGCAACTCTGTCGGCATAACGATAAAGAGCGATATCTACTCGCAGGCGCAGCATGACTTCATAGCAGGCTTTGTAGATAACGTATATAACATCATGTATCACGCCGCATATGATAACAAGGCATATGTCTTTGACGATGATTTTTCAAAGATACACGAGACTTCTTCGCTTACCCCTCAGCAGGCGGTGGAAAAGGTCGTCGATGTCGATTCGCTGGCCGATATGTATATCATAAGCGAGCTTACCTGCGATGCAGACCTCTACTGGTCGAGCTTCTTTATGTATGCAGACTTCGGCGAGGGCGGCAGTAACAAGCTCATCTTCGCAAACCCTTGGGATTTCGACTCAGCCCTCGGCAACAAAGAACGCTGCGAGGACGGCACAGGATATTACGCCGCAAACACCCTCTATGATGTCAACAACAGCTACACGACCATAAACCCCTGGCTTGCCGTGCTCATGTATCAGGACTGGTACACCGACATAATAAAGACCAAGTGGAAGGCAGCATACGACAGCGGCATTTTTGATAAGACTGTCAAAATGATAACCGACTCTGCCGATAGTTTAGCTCCTGCATTCGAGCGCAACTACGACAAGTGGGACAATATACGCCGCAATCAGGCCGCAAACGAGCTCTCACGCTCAGCCGCCGCCTGCAAGACTCAGGCCGAGTGCGCCGAATATCTTGCCGAGTGGCTCAAAAAGCGTGTGGAGTTTATGAACGGCTGCTGGAACTGA
- a CDS encoding PspA/IM30 family protein: MGLFDKSKDQNELKLQIADITVRLANVREQVGSLTKRLSEIDADLSAYQAKSNEYAAYAKKALAAGSEADARVFLNEKYKFDKKVADITPQREQVYETRCKAVELHDKMVDEINKAEARLDMLVARNAVADASIAASKTVNSSKFQNDLSSLEEQSEQRAAMTDAQRYANGEK, translated from the coding sequence ATGGGGCTTTTTGACAAGTCAAAAGACCAGAACGAGCTGAAGCTGCAGATAGCAGACATAACCGTCAGGCTCGCAAATGTCAGAGAGCAGGTAGGCAGCCTGACAAAGCGCCTGAGCGAGATAGATGCTGACCTGAGCGCTTACCAGGCCAAGAGCAACGAATACGCAGCATACGCCAAGAAGGCTCTCGCAGCCGGCAGTGAGGCTGATGCAAGGGTGTTCTTAAACGAGAAATACAAGTTTGACAAAAAGGTCGCTGACATCACTCCCCAGCGTGAGCAGGTGTATGAGACACGCTGCAAGGCGGTAGAGCTCCACGACAAAATGGTGGACGAGATAAACAAGGCCGAAGCACGGCTCGATATGTTAGTCGCAAGGAATGCCGTTGCCGATGCGTCGATAGCCGCTTCAAAGACGGTGAACAGTTCAAAGTTCCAGAACGACCTCTCATCGCTCGAAGAACAGTCAGAGCAAAGAGCCGCCATGACCGATGCACAGAGATACGCAAATGGAGAAAAATAA
- a CDS encoding PIN domain-containing protein, producing MTEFKKVFMDTAPLIYFFDNDENFGEKTLHIFEELISDKKEIIFSTISCMEYLVMPYRTENIEKQEVLFDFIKRYKIDICSITLEISKKAARIRAQYPNFKAMDSIQLAAAVYSGCDVFLTNDIQLKQFKEIKCILVNEWQRHITMPESASPLL from the coding sequence ATGACAGAATTTAAAAAAGTATTTATGGATACAGCACCGCTCATATACTTTTTTGATAATGACGAAAATTTCGGAGAAAAGACACTTCATATTTTTGAAGAACTTATATCAGATAAAAAGGAAATTATCTTTTCTACTATAAGCTGTATGGAATATCTTGTAATGCCATACAGAACAGAAAACATTGAAAAGCAAGAGGTGTTATTTGATTTTATAAAACGTTATAAAATCGATATCTGTTCTATCACGTTGGAAATATCAAAAAAGGCCGCACGCATCAGAGCGCAATATCCGAATTTTAAAGCAATGGATTCAATACAGCTTGCAGCTGCGGTTTATTCTGGTTGCGATGTTTTTTTAACGAATGATATTCAGCTTAAACAGTTTAAGGAAATAAAATGCATTTTGGTAAATGAGTGGCAAAGACATATCACAATGCCAGAGTCAGCATCACCGCTGCTATAA